The window GGACCGAGCGAGCTCACTCCCGCGATGACGCCCGTGGCGACGAGTGCGCCCACCACGCCGCCCAACAGGGCTCGCGTCCACAGAGGACCTCCCGGCAGCCGCCGCCCCCGGGCCTGACCGCTGGGAACGTCCGCGCCCGGTGCGCCCGAGCTCCGCAGCTCGGACGGGTGGCGCCAGAGCCGGTCCTCCGGTGGGAGCCATGGGCGGTTGGGCGGGTCCTCCGGCGATTCGGGACCGTCGCGATCCTCGTCGAAATCGCCGCTCTCGACGGTCATGAAGTCGAGAATATCGATGAGATGCCTCGATGAGGCATCGCCTCCCACCGCCAGGGCCGTACCATGATGGTGTGAAACCGCCCACGAGTGGCGACGATTGGGTGGGCCTGACTCAGGGCCATCTTCCCCTGGAGGCGGCGCTGGAGTGGGCCGTGCGACCTGAGTGCGGCGCGGTGGTCAATTTCGTGGGAACGGTGCGCGATCACGCCGAGGGCCGTCCCGGGGTGACCGGCATCGAGTACGAGGCCTACGCCGAGCACGTGGAGCCTCGACTGAGCGCCATCGCCAGGGCGGCTCGGGAGCGTTGGGAGCGCCTCGGCCGCGTCGTCCTGCTGCACCGCGTGGGCCCGCTTTCCGTCACCGAGGCGTCGGTGCTGGTGGTGGCGTCCACCCCGCATCGGGCCGAGGCGTTCGCCGCTGCGAGGTTCTGCATCGATACGCTCAAGGCGACGGTCCCAATCTGGAAGCGTGAGAGCTGGTCGGGAGGTGTCGAGTGGGGCTCCGACGCACGTGATGTCATCGGTGTGGTGGAACGGGCCTGAGATCGTGGGGGGAGCGGGAGCAGCGGTGAAGTGACCAACTTGTTGTATGTGGCGGTGCCGGTGGTCCTGGTGCTGCTCGTCTCGCTCGTCATGGCCGCCCGTGGAAGGCGCCCAACGTCGGTGGAGTCCGGCGTAGAGGAGTTCTCCCGGGGTCTGCGAGCCCTGGCCCCTGAGGATGTAGGGTCCCGGAAGGGAAGACGGCATCGGAGGGCGTGGCCTGGCTAGGGACCTTGCCATCGATCTCGGGACGGCGAACACCCTCGTCATCAGCCGCGGGCGCGGCATCGTGATGAACGAGCCCACGGTCATCGCCCTCAACTCGAGGACCCAGGACGTGCTGGCCATGGGCCACGAGGCGTGGAACATGATCGGGCGCACGCCGGGCTACATCGTCGCCGTTCGTCCCTTGCGACAGGGTGCCATCACCGATTTCGACATCACCCAGCGCATGCTGCGGCTGTTGATCCACCGAGCAGGGGCGTCGCGGTTCAACCGGCCGCGTGTGCTGATCTGCGTGCCCTCGGCTATCACCGCCGTCGAGCGCCGGGCGGTGGAAGAGGCGGCCAAGCGAGCCGGCGCTGCCGGCACCTACCTCATCGAACAGCCCATGGCTGCCGCCATCGGTGCTGGCCTGCCGATCCACGAGCCCGTTGGCAACATGGTTGTCGACATCGGCGGTGGCACGACGGAGACCGCGGTGATCGCCCTGGGGGGCATCGTGTCCCTTCAGGCCATCCGCGTCGGCAGCTTCGACATCGACGCCGCCGTCCAGACCTACATCCGCCGGGAGTACGGCATCGCCGTCGGCGAACGGACCGCCGAGGAGATCAAGATGGCGATCGGCTCGGCGTGCCCGATGGAGGAGGAGATCAAGGCCGAGGTGCGGGGAAGGGACCTCATGTCCGGACTGCCGAAGACGGTCATCCTCTCGCCGAGCGAGGTCCGCCAGGCCATCGAGGAGCCCGTCGGAGCCATCGCCGAGTCGGTGCTCCGGTGTCTCGGTCAGGCGCCGCCGGAGCTGGCGCAGGATCTGATCCTCCAGGGCATCCACCTCGTCGGCGGCGGTGGACTGCTGCAGGGCATGAGCCGTCGACTCAGCGACGAGACGGCGCTGCCGGTGCACCTCGTGGACACGCCGCTCGAGACGGTGGTCGTGGGGGCCGGGCGGTGCCTCGATTCCTTCGACTCGCTGAAGGCCATGTTCATCAGCTCGGAGCGCTGACCGACCGGCGCAGCCGATCCCGGCTCACCGCCCGGTGGGCGCCTCGAGCAGATCCTCCGCCGCTTGGCGCACCTGCCAGTCACGATCCTCTCGAGCGCGCTCCAGGGCAGCGTCGACGGCGGGGCCCTGGAAGGGAGCCAGGGCTATGACGGCCCGGCGACGGACCGCAGGGCGGTCCGCTTGGGCAGCCAGGATGGCTGGGAGCCCCCGGTCGTCGCCGATGGCACCGAGCGCGGCGACGGCGGCCTCCCGACACAGCGGGTCGGCGTGCTCGGTTGCGACTCGGGCCACGGCGGCAGTCGCGGCACTGTCGCTGCGCTCTCCGATCGCCCACGCCGCGGCTTCGACGACGAAGGGATCGGGGTCGGCGAGCATCGGCTGCATGTCGACCTCGGGAAGTCCGACGCTGAGCTCGGATGCCCGCCGGCGGACACCCGGTGCCGGGTCAGCGAGCGCGTCCACGAGGTCGCTCGCCGCCAACCGGCGCATGCGTGCGAGAGCGCCGAGTGAAGCGGAGCGTACTCCCGGCGCGGCGTCGGTGAGGAGGGTCCGGGCCGCCTCCTCGTCACCGGTGTGACCGGCGAGCGTCACCAGCCGCCGCGACCGGGCCTCGGCGACGGCGATCTCGGCGTCGCCGCCCTCGGCCGCCCTACCCATGTCCGAACGCCCCGATGAAGATGAAGACCAGCGCCACGAGCACGCCGGCACCGACGATGCCGACCGTGACCGCCACTGCCACCAGCATGACCAGGGACGACATCCGCTGGTCGGGGTGAGCTCGGACCGGCGAGGGCCAGCGGGCGAGCTCCCGGAACCAGCTCGCCATCTGGTCGCTCAGCCCCATTGGCGCGAGCGGTCGTGAAGCGACCTGGGAAGGGGCAGGCCCGGCGGACGAGGGCGCCGCTGCCGGCTCGGCGGGCGGCGCCGCCGGCGACGCGGCCGGCGACGCGGGCGGGGGTCGCACTGGCGCCGGCCCGGGTGGGGCTGTCGGCGCGAGTTCCCCAGACGGAGGAGCCGCCAGCGTCGGGGCCGGTGGCAGCGGTATTGCGAACGGCTCGGCCTTCACCTCGTCTTCGGCCTCCGGCTGTGTCGCCGCACGAGCCTCGGGGTCTGCCCCCTCCGCTGGTGCCGTCTCGGCCGTCGCCTGCGACTCCGCTGGCTCGGCCGTGTCGGGGGGGGCCGATTCGGTCTCGGGCTCGACGCCATCCTGTTCGATCGGCGCGGTCAGGGCGACGCGGTCGGGGGAGCTGGTCCCACCCTCCCCCATTCCGTCCGCAGTTGCCGCCGGCTCCGCACCGGACCCTGCTCCATCGAGGCCGGCGGCGGCGTCCGATTTGCCGGCGCCCTCCGATTTGGCGGCGCCCTCGTCGAGACCGGGCCCCGGGCTGACGCATTCGGTTCCATCCGGGTGCCTGGGACGCTCGTCAGAGGCCTCGCTCTGGAGCCCGCTGTCGTCGCGGCCCGCCATTGCCGGCGGGGCGCCTCCGGCGGGGCGGTTCTCACCGCCCGGACCCGAGTCCTGATCGAAAACAGGAGCCATGGGAGCTCAGCTCACCGGCTGCGGCGGCAGGGCCTGCGTTCCGTGGCAGGCTGATACGGACGACGGCACCGAAGCAGGTTCCCGCCGGAGTCCCAGAGCAGAGGGATCCAAACCAGACTTGAGCACGATCGATCCGATGGTACAACCAGGCCCCTCGCCTGCTGGCTCCGAACCTCGGCGGCGCCGACGCTGGCTGAGATGGGTGCTCGCCCTCGTGGTCCTGCTGGTCGCAGCCGCGGTCGCCGGTACGACGATCAAGCTCGACTACTACGCCTTGGCCCCAGGCTCCGCCCTGGCCGTCGGCAACCTGATCAAGGTCCCGCCCGACAAGAGCCACTCCGTCCCCGGCCAGGTCTTCCTCACCACCGTCTCCCTCAGCCAGGTCCGAGCCATCGACTACCTGCCCGACAAGCTGAGCTCCGACGTGTCGGTGGTCCCGGCCGCGGAGGTGCTCGGCTCCACTCCGCCGAGCCAGCTGCAGGTGCAGAACACCTTGGAGATGAACGACTCCAAGGAGGCGGCCCAGGTGGCTGCGCTCCGCCGTCTCAACTACCCCGTTCCGGAGACCGACGCCGGTGCCGTCGTGGTCGAGGTGCAGAGCGGGGCGCCCGCGGCCGGCAAGCTGCAGATCGGCCAGACCATCACCGCCATCGACGGCCGACCGACGCCGTCCGCCGATCAAGCCGTTGCGATCACCCACGCCCAGCACCCTGGCGACGTCGTGCACCTGACCGTGGAGCCCGGAGGAGGCGCTCCCCCTCGGGACGTGAGCATCACCCTTGGTGGCCGCCAGCAGCAGGGTCAGCAGGTCGCGTACATGGGCGTCGCGCTCTCCACCCATGCCCAGTTCAACTTCCCCTTCCCGATCACGATCAACTCCGAGGGGATCGGTGGGCCCTCCGCCGGTTTGGCCTACACCTTGGGCATCATCCAGGCGCTCACGCCCGACGACCTCACCGGGGGACAGAAGGTCTCCGCCACGGGCACGATCGACACCAACGGAAGCGTCGGTGACGTCGGAGGTGTCGCCCAGAAGACCGCCGCCGTGCGCAACGCCGGCGCCACCTTGTTCTTGGTGCCCCCACCCGAGTACAAGGTGGCCATGCAACATGCCGGGAGTCACCTGAAGGTGGTGCCGGTCGCGTCGTTGGACCAGGCGCTGACTGCCTTGAGCACCCACGGAGGCAACACCAGCGACCTTCCTCCGCCGCCGAGAGGGGCAACGGGATAGGAGCCATGGGTTCCGTACCCGCGCAGTTCGAGTTCGCCACTCAGTTCGCCATCTTTCTGGTGGCTGCTGCCGGCGTGGCCCTCGTGCTGCTGAGAGCCGAGCTGCTGAGCCGGTCGCGGTGGGCCCGAGCCTCGCTCGGGCTGGGCTTCGCGGCGCTGGCAGCGGGCGCCTTCCTATCGGGTTCCCTCCTCGTACAGCCGGCTACCAATCCGGTCGTCGGCGGGCTCCGCGGCGCGGGCCTCGTCCTGATCCTCATCGGGTCCCTTCGGTGGCGGCCAGGCGAGGTGTCCCAGGCGC of the Acidimicrobiales bacterium genome contains:
- a CDS encoding molybdenum cofactor biosynthesis protein MoaE, which produces MKPPTSGDDWVGLTQGHLPLEAALEWAVRPECGAVVNFVGTVRDHAEGRPGVTGIEYEAYAEHVEPRLSAIARAARERWERLGRVVLLHRVGPLSVTEASVLVVASTPHRAEAFAAARFCIDTLKATVPIWKRESWSGGVEWGSDARDVIGVVERA
- a CDS encoding HEAT repeat domain-containing protein, which translates into the protein MGRAAEGGDAEIAVAEARSRRLVTLAGHTGDEEAARTLLTDAAPGVRSASLGALARMRRLAASDLVDALADPAPGVRRRASELSVGLPEVDMQPMLADPDPFVVEAAAWAIGERSDSAATAAVARVATEHADPLCREAAVAALGAIGDDRGLPAILAAQADRPAVRRRAVIALAPFQGPAVDAALERAREDRDWQVRQAAEDLLEAPTGR
- a CDS encoding PDZ domain-containing protein — protein: MLALVVLLVAAAVAGTTIKLDYYALAPGSALAVGNLIKVPPDKSHSVPGQVFLTTVSLSQVRAIDYLPDKLSSDVSVVPAAEVLGSTPPSQLQVQNTLEMNDSKEAAQVAALRRLNYPVPETDAGAVVVEVQSGAPAAGKLQIGQTITAIDGRPTPSADQAVAITHAQHPGDVVHLTVEPGGGAPPRDVSITLGGRQQQGQQVAYMGVALSTHAQFNFPFPITINSEGIGGPSAGLAYTLGIIQALTPDDLTGGQKVSATGTIDTNGSVGDVGGVAQKTAAVRNAGATLFLVPPPEYKVAMQHAGSHLKVVPVASLDQALTALSTHGGNTSDLPPPPRGATG
- a CDS encoding rod shape-determining protein, which encodes MARDLAIDLGTANTLVISRGRGIVMNEPTVIALNSRTQDVLAMGHEAWNMIGRTPGYIVAVRPLRQGAITDFDITQRMLRLLIHRAGASRFNRPRVLICVPSAITAVERRAVEEAAKRAGAAGTYLIEQPMAAAIGAGLPIHEPVGNMVVDIGGGTTETAVIALGGIVSLQAIRVGSFDIDAAVQTYIRREYGIAVGERTAEEIKMAIGSACPMEEEIKAEVRGRDLMSGLPKTVILSPSEVRQAIEEPVGAIAESVLRCLGQAPPELAQDLILQGIHLVGGGGLLQGMSRRLSDETALPVHLVDTPLETVVVGAGRCLDSFDSLKAMFISSER